The following are encoded in a window of Oreochromis aureus strain Israel breed Guangdong linkage group 10, ZZ_aureus, whole genome shotgun sequence genomic DNA:
- the LOC120442230 gene encoding uncharacterized protein LOC120442230 — MQQVPFLFYQRTEMDYELASPGVLCSLSTEELLTKIQEWGLDVTEAEAQRFRDNEVDGDTVDCGLTETMVAYLFQGSFKKQVKFNQFVSRMKESSVTLTLQTVSPEDWQPSTSSTSISNENTLRLPASFEIPRFPKNLQLKLDNKEPCHKNPRDRHTIIRVLYEAVAQYTMYPTNSEYVQAVKTLVMKYPFLKDREGNGYHTWHMSLRRKFKSERAPLVDSGKEKFGSTRRGQPNKCQRTSQRNVCQGPCVQGEDLLSIDAHLKVLQCQYQKMQPDTMVVHNRMQQTFALRQKEIADGMPVEDVLKKYPS; from the exons ATGCAGCAGGTGccatttttgttttatcaaCGGACGGAGATGGATTACGAACTTGCAAGTCCTGGTGTGCTCTGTTCACTTTCAACCGAGGAACTCTTAACAAAAATACAAGAGTGGGGCTTAGATGTCACCGAAGCTGAAGCTCAGCGTTTCAGAG ACAATGAGGTTGATGGTGACACAGTTGACTGCGGTCTTACTGAGACTATGGTTGCATACCTTTTCCAAGGATCCTTCAAAAAGCAGGTTAAATTCAACCAATTTGTGTCAAGGATGAAGGAATCTTCAGTGACGCTGACTCTACAGACTGTCTCTCCAGAAGACTGGCAACCATCTACTTCGTCAACTTCAATAAG CAATGAAAATACTTTGAGACTGCCAGCCTCTTTTGAAATTCCAAGATTTCCCAAAAATCTGCAACTAAAACTGGACAACAAAGAACCGTGCCATAAAAATCCAAGGGACAGACACACAATAATCAGAGTTCTATATGAAGCTGTGGCACAGTATACTAT GTATCCCACAAATTCTGAATATGTGCAAGCTGTGAAGACGCTGGTAATGAAGTATCCTTTCCTCAAGGATCGTGAGGGAAATGGTTAT CACACATGGCATATGTCTTTGAGACGTAAATTCAAATCAGAGCGGGCACCACTAGTCGACAGTGGTAAGGAGAAGTTTGGTTCTACGAGGAGAGGGCAGCCTAATAAATGTCAACGAACAAGTCAGAGAAATGTTTGTCAG GGACCATGCGTCCAAGGAGAGGATTTATTATCCATAGACGCCCACTTAAAGGTCTTACAGTGCCAATATCAGAAGATGCAACCAGATACCATGGTGGTTCATAACCGTATGCAGCAAACGTTTGCTTTACGGCAAAAAGAAATTGCAGATGGTATGCCTGTGGAGGATGTGTTGAAGAAGTACCCCTCTTAG